From one Variovorax sp. PBL-H6 genomic stretch:
- the lptC gene encoding LPS export ABC transporter periplasmic protein LptC → MRTKAAWNLLRDTFDRVTIYLPIILTALLALGTYWLVRNAPKLLEPVAREAPKHEPDYFMRDFVIKNFLPSGELRSELFGTEGRHYPDTDTMEVDQVRVRSVSPDGLTTRATANRGLSNGDGSEIQLFGNAIVVREAATTADGKPVPRLEFRGEFLHAFLDTERVRSHKPVTLIRGTDRFTADSLDYDNLTGVANLQGRVRGLLMPSAPGVKR, encoded by the coding sequence ATGAGGACGAAGGCGGCCTGGAACCTGCTGCGCGACACCTTCGACAGGGTGACGATCTACCTGCCGATCATCCTCACCGCTCTGCTCGCGCTGGGCACCTACTGGCTGGTGCGCAACGCGCCGAAGCTGCTCGAGCCCGTGGCCAGGGAGGCACCGAAGCACGAACCCGACTACTTCATGCGCGACTTCGTGATCAAGAACTTCCTGCCCAGTGGCGAACTGCGCAGCGAGCTGTTCGGCACGGAAGGCCGGCACTATCCGGACACCGACACGATGGAGGTCGACCAGGTGCGCGTGCGCTCGGTGTCCCCCGACGGCCTGACCACGCGCGCCACTGCCAACCGGGGGCTGTCGAATGGCGACGGCAGCGAGATCCAGCTCTTCGGCAACGCGATCGTGGTGCGGGAGGCCGCCACCACCGCGGACGGCAAGCCAGTTCCCCGGCTGGAGTTCCGCGGCGAGTTCCTGCATGCGTTCCTCGATACCGAGCGGGTCAGATCGCACAAGCCCGTCACGCTGATCCGCGGCACCGACCGGTTCACCGCCGATTCGCTGGACTACGACAACCTCACGGGTGTGGCAAATCTGCAGGGTCGCGTGCGGGGCCTGCTGATGCCGTCCGCGCCCGGGGTCAAGCGTTGA